From one Streptomyces mobaraensis genomic stretch:
- the gmd gene encoding GDP-mannose 4,6-dehydratase → MKRALITGITGQDGSYLADLLLDKGYEVHGIVRRSSTFNTRRLDHIYRDPHDAGRRLILHYGDVRDASRLVTLLGRIRPDEVYHLAAQSHVRVSFDEPENTGDITGMGTTRLLEAVLMTSRDRDIRYYQASSSEIFGAAPPPQDERTAFRPRSPYAAAKLYGYWMTRNYREAYGLFAVNGILFNHESPRRGETFVTRKIARAAARIKAGLEKHLYLGNLDAVRDWGYAPEYVEGMWRMLQLDRPDDYVLATGVGSTVREFAGHCFSHVGLDWRRHVRHDEAYLRPTEVDALVGDAGKARRAFGWTARTPVRRLAQIMVDAELAGLAADRREPGTPIPVTEPPDHHERPESPAYAQDLERPGP, encoded by the coding sequence GTGAAGCGGGCGCTGATCACCGGCATCACCGGCCAGGACGGTTCGTACCTCGCCGACCTGCTGCTGGACAAGGGCTATGAGGTCCACGGCATCGTCCGCCGCAGCTCGACCTTCAACACCCGCCGCCTGGACCACATCTACCGCGACCCGCACGACGCCGGGCGGCGGCTGATCCTGCACTACGGCGACGTACGCGACGCCAGCCGCCTGGTGACGCTGCTCGGCCGGATCCGGCCCGACGAGGTGTACCACCTGGCCGCCCAGTCGCACGTCCGGGTGAGCTTCGACGAACCGGAGAACACCGGCGACATCACCGGCATGGGCACCACCCGGCTGCTGGAGGCCGTCCTCATGACCTCCCGGGACCGGGACATCCGCTACTACCAGGCGTCGTCGTCCGAGATCTTCGGCGCCGCGCCGCCGCCACAGGACGAGCGGACCGCCTTCCGGCCGCGCAGCCCGTACGCCGCCGCCAAGCTCTACGGCTACTGGATGACCCGCAACTACCGTGAGGCGTACGGGCTGTTCGCCGTCAACGGCATCCTCTTCAACCACGAGTCGCCCCGCCGCGGCGAGACCTTCGTGACCCGTAAGATCGCCCGGGCCGCTGCCCGCATCAAGGCCGGCCTGGAGAAGCACCTCTACCTCGGCAACCTCGACGCCGTCCGCGACTGGGGGTACGCCCCCGAGTACGTCGAGGGCATGTGGCGGATGCTCCAACTCGACCGCCCGGACGACTACGTGCTGGCCACCGGGGTCGGCTCGACCGTGCGGGAGTTCGCCGGGCACTGCTTCTCCCACGTCGGCCTCGACTGGCGCCGCCATGTGCGCCACGACGAGGCGTACCTGCGCCCGACGGAGGTCGACGCCCTGGTCGGTGACGCGGGCAAGGCGCGCCGGGCGTTCGGCTGGACCGCGCGGACGCCGGTGCGCCGGCTCGCCCAGATCATGGTGGACGCCGAGCTGGCCGGGCTGGCCGCGGACCGCCGCGAGCCCGGGACGCCGATACCGGTGACCGAACCCCCGGACCACCACGAACGGCCCGAATCCCCCGCGTACGCCCAGGACTTGGAGCGGCCAGGCCCATGA
- a CDS encoding FkbM family methyltransferase produces MTTTDRTAWRAALDRRARTTGLRGLAQRLRHPVRTTYPSTRALRRRRHRGEGRPSAARTFWGQEMTIALPEEVSVALHRRGFVDYDLTAFLLSHLRPGATVLDVGAHIGYYTVLAAALVGPGGTVRAFEPTPSTLTVLRRNAGRFPQARVVPAAVWSRHDELVLYDHGLGYSAYNSAFEARLPEAVRARIPSDPFTAETVALDDYVRAEGLAPDLVKIDAESAEAHVLAGMRGLLTGPRPVVSLEVGDLEVAGAPPSRTLVDTLTAAGYAPWELRAGTPVPHRPRDHYAYENLLFAPAGHRLAPREEAGPPCTT; encoded by the coding sequence ATGACCACCACCGACCGGACCGCCTGGCGGGCCGCCCTCGACCGGCGCGCGCGCACGACCGGGCTCCGCGGGCTCGCACAGCGCCTGCGCCACCCGGTCCGGACGACGTACCCCAGCACCCGCGCGCTGCGCCGGCGGCGGCACCGCGGCGAGGGGCGGCCCTCGGCCGCCCGCACCTTCTGGGGCCAGGAGATGACGATCGCGCTGCCCGAGGAGGTCTCCGTCGCCCTCCACCGCCGCGGCTTCGTCGACTACGACCTCACCGCCTTCCTCCTGTCCCATCTGCGCCCCGGCGCGACGGTGCTCGACGTCGGCGCGCACATCGGCTACTACACCGTGCTCGCCGCCGCCCTGGTCGGCCCCGGCGGGACGGTCCGGGCCTTCGAGCCGACGCCGTCCACGCTCACCGTCCTGCGGCGGAACGCCGGCCGCTTCCCGCAGGCCCGGGTGGTGCCGGCGGCGGTCTGGTCGCGCCACGACGAACTGGTCCTCTACGACCACGGCCTCGGCTACAGCGCCTACAACTCGGCGTTCGAGGCCCGCCTCCCCGAGGCCGTCCGGGCCCGGATCCCGTCCGACCCGTTCACCGCCGAGACGGTCGCCCTCGACGACTACGTCCGCGCCGAGGGGCTTGCCCCGGACCTGGTGAAGATCGACGCGGAGAGCGCGGAGGCGCACGTCCTGGCCGGGATGCGCGGCCTGCTGACCGGGCCGCGGCCCGTCGTCTCGCTGGAGGTGGGCGACCTGGAGGTGGCGGGCGCGCCGCCCAGCCGCACGCTCGTCGACACCCTGACGGCCGCCGGCTACGCGCCGTGGGAGCTGCGCGCCGGCACCCCCGTGCCGCACCGGCCACGGGACCACTACGCGTACGAGAACCTGCTGTTCGCCCCCGCGGGCCACCGGCTCGCACCGCGCGAGGAGGCCGGCCCCCCATGCACGACCTGA
- a CDS encoding N-acyl-D-amino-acid deacylase family protein: MHDLIVRDGTLYDGSGIPARRADVAVDGGVITRVGRVPDRGRTELDAGGRIVTPGFVDIHTHFDGQVSWDPLLTPSCWHGVTSVVMGNCGVGFAPARPDRHDWLVGLMEGVEDIPGASLSEGITWQWETFPEYLDAVERVPRVLDVAAQVPHGALRAYVMGDRGAANEPPTEDDLRRMCALAREGIEAGALGLSTSRTLTHLAITGDPVPGTFAAEEELFALGGVLGAAGTGVFQLVPLGAGGEKVDDPLGEITWMRRLSAAVGRPVTFGLFQNDNNPAGWRELLQIAEDAVRDGADLHPQVAGRPFGVVISLDSTHPFHKRPSYKRIAHLPAPERRAAMRDPALRARVLGETPENADPRSALFPQGYARHFPMDATGPDYEPAADRSFDALARRLGRDPEALIYDFLTSEETSGMIFRPLLGYAEYTLEPIREMLLHPQAVLGLSDAGAHCRLICDASTPTSMLTHWARDRSRGDRLPLEFVVRKQTWEPARLYGLRDRGLLRPGYRADLNVIDFERLALRSPEFVHDLPAGGGRLIQKADGYAATVVAGEITFRDGEPTGALPGRLVRGARPGPGRR, from the coding sequence ATGCACGACCTGATCGTCCGCGACGGCACGCTGTACGACGGATCCGGCATCCCCGCCCGCCGCGCCGACGTCGCCGTCGACGGGGGTGTGATCACCCGGGTCGGCCGGGTGCCGGACCGGGGCCGGACGGAGCTCGACGCCGGCGGCCGGATCGTCACCCCCGGCTTCGTCGACATCCACACCCACTTCGACGGGCAGGTCAGCTGGGACCCGCTGCTCACGCCCAGTTGCTGGCACGGCGTCACCTCGGTGGTGATGGGCAACTGCGGGGTCGGCTTCGCGCCCGCCCGCCCGGACCGGCACGACTGGCTCGTCGGGCTGATGGAGGGCGTCGAGGACATCCCGGGCGCCTCGCTGTCCGAGGGCATCACCTGGCAGTGGGAGACGTTCCCCGAGTACCTCGACGCGGTGGAGCGCGTCCCGCGCGTCCTGGACGTCGCCGCGCAGGTCCCGCACGGCGCGCTGCGGGCGTACGTGATGGGCGACCGGGGCGCCGCGAACGAGCCGCCGACCGAGGACGACCTGCGGCGGATGTGCGCGCTCGCCCGCGAGGGGATCGAGGCCGGCGCCCTCGGCCTCTCCACCTCCCGCACCCTCACCCACCTCGCCATCACCGGCGACCCGGTGCCCGGCACCTTCGCCGCCGAGGAGGAGCTGTTCGCCCTGGGCGGGGTGCTCGGCGCGGCCGGCACCGGCGTCTTCCAGCTCGTACCGCTGGGCGCGGGCGGCGAGAAGGTCGACGACCCGCTCGGCGAGATCACCTGGATGCGACGGCTGTCGGCGGCGGTCGGGCGGCCGGTGACGTTCGGCCTCTTCCAGAACGACAACAACCCCGCCGGATGGCGGGAGTTGCTCCAGATCGCGGAGGACGCGGTACGGGACGGCGCGGACCTGCACCCGCAGGTGGCCGGGCGCCCGTTCGGCGTCGTCATCAGCCTGGACTCCACCCACCCGTTCCATAAACGCCCGTCCTACAAGCGGATCGCGCACCTGCCCGCGCCCGAGCGCCGGGCGGCGATGCGCGACCCGGCGCTGCGCGCACGCGTCCTCGGCGAGACGCCGGAGAACGCCGACCCCCGCTCGGCGCTGTTCCCCCAGGGCTACGCGCGCCACTTCCCGATGGACGCGACCGGGCCGGACTACGAGCCCGCCGCCGACCGGTCGTTCGACGCCCTCGCCCGCCGCCTCGGGCGCGACCCCGAGGCCCTGATCTACGACTTCCTCACCTCCGAGGAGACCAGCGGCATGATCTTCCGGCCGCTGCTGGGCTACGCCGAGTACACGCTCGAACCGATCCGCGAGATGCTGCTCCACCCCCAGGCCGTCCTCGGCCTGAGCGACGCCGGCGCGCACTGCCGGCTCATCTGCGACGCCAGCACCCCCACGTCGATGCTCACGCACTGGGCGCGCGACCGCAGCCGGGGGGACCGGCTGCCACTGGAGTTCGTCGTCCGGAAGCAGACATGGGAGCCCGCGCGGCTGTACGGGCTGCGGGACCGCGGGCTGCTGCGGCCCGGCTACCGGGCGGACCTCAACGTCATCGACTTCGAGCGGCTCGCGCTGCGCTCGCCGGAGTTCGTCCACGACCTTCCGGCGGGCGGCGGGCGCCTGATCCAGAAGGCGGACGGGTACGCGGCGACGGTCGTCGCGGGCGAGATCACGTTCCGCGACGGGGAGCCGACGGGGGCGCTGCCCGGCCGGCTCGTCCGCGGCGCCCGGCCCGGGCCGGGCCGCCGGTGA